Genomic DNA from Chanos chanos chromosome 6, fChaCha1.1, whole genome shotgun sequence:
ACAGTAGAACAAAACCATATTCACATATAAAAACATGCAAGACATAATTACTCATCACCGAAAAAGAAGATTATTAAGTGCCTGTCGTTATGGTTTCCTCTTCAAAACTGCAGTATCGTGCCTTCTCTCTGTGGTTTCCTTACAGTAGTGctaaacacataacaaatgttcaTAATCAAATATAATTATTTGTCACAGCCTTTTATGAAGCCATGATGTTGTCATTCCTTTCTCTTCATGATATGTACAGGTTTCAGTAGGTTCTTGTGAAATATTCACATGTTAACAGGCATCCCTGTCCTCTCCACTGGTGAATGTGTggcatttttgcattttgcctTTTAAATacagtgtgcactgtgtgtgtatatgtgttttgtttttgtggttgcaTTTGTCTGTTGCTCAAGTGACTAATGTTGACTGGCACttttccgggggggggggggggggggctttaatTTGTTGTGAATATTGAATTTGGTTGTGCAGTATTGACACTTGTTGCAAAGAAAAGTAAATTATATGTGCTTATACAGAAACACatgtcaggaaaaaaacccaataaaatttcaaatgtgtgggcattttcatttgtctcttGGGTGTATCTCTTGTGATGCGGCCTCTTGAGTGACTTCTTGCCTTCTGTTATCAAAAGGAGAAGTTTGTGtagattttgaaaaatgttgtgTCCGATGTTTTGAATATGAACGTCCAATACGAATGTCATCTGTCACATCCAgtgatttgaaaagaaaaaacattttgttttgttttttgttttgtatcagCCAACTATTACTGTCTGTGGATGGCTTATGAGCGAAATCAGCCACTTCCCTGGATGAAAAATGACCTCAAATTAAGAACTGAGGGCAACAGGACCTTTTCAGCACTGGGTTTTGCTATCTTTGGTTTACAGGCTTTGTTTAGTCATTAGAGTCTGGATTTAACCAGCtaatgtgcagaaaaaaaaaacatactgttttttcccccccaaaataTACTATTCCTTGTTAGACAGTCACAAAAAGTCCTTTTTGTGAGCAAAATCTCTCAGCGGATGGATGACCTTGAGTTCGAACTCCTGAATTTAGAGGGAACTGAGATAATCATGTGGTTAGTGAAATTTCCCTATGTCTTTACCTGTTATAagttcagtgagtcagtgtttttgGTAATAGCAAGAATTAAGTTGATTTGTAAAAGAGGGTGTTTTCTGTGAAGAAATTTGATAAGAGATTGAGAGAAGGATTAGTGTGTTGACATCCTGAACTCTCTATAAATTGTTCAGCGTTTGGTTTAATCAAAGATTGCTCTCAACCGCTGGTTGGCTTTTGATTTTCAATTATGTTTTCATAGCTGACTGACTATTGGCCTCTGCTAATAGCGCAAGTGTTTGCTCTAAGTGTTTGCTTAATCCAGTTTGTTTAAGTAATTTCAGAAGGCAGATAAAATGTTTCCAGAGATTAAACAGTTGTGCTCCGGTGAGTTTTGAAATACTCCAAAGCTACAAGCATTATAGGTCATGACAAAAactgtctcttgttctctttcactttgtGAGACTGTTCCTAATATTCTTTTGAGGTTCAGCACCAAAGCCATGCACCAGGCAGACACATAAGATGATACTGGAAATAGGAGACAAGCGTGCTCTTTTAAACTCTATGCTGACCTTCAGTGAACAGGTGCTACATTTAACTGACTgcatttcagtttcagttattCTTCCGAGCAACAACCACTAAATGCATCATTAACAAGCTTGACATTAAAGCATAACTCATCCatgaccacccccccccccccccccccccccaaatcaatAGCGAGAGCAGTTGGTACTGAGTCTACATCAAAGTCAAGCAAGTCAGAGTGGAAACTTCTCAAAgcagtttaacacacacagcaaatactACACTATCTACAGACAATGCAGAGAATACGGTACAGTCTTCCTTTTGGTGTGTGCAGTTAGCTCcatcaaaatatattttgacgTTTTTTCCTCTCAACCCAACAGAGAGAACGTGATTCACCGTTGTAATAACCTGCGTGGAATTTTCCAATTTAAAATATGATATTGATCTTTCATGTCCCTAAAGACCAAACCCTCGAGCCAGTTTTATGTGTTCCTCACAAAATGattcatcattttctgttttgacaaaAGACTTGATTCATTTCTTGTAACCTTGGTTCCAAAGCGATCATGTCAGCGTGTGAGCTACATCTGTCCCATTTAAACTCGCTTATCCCCGTTTTTCACGTCAGTCAGACGTGAAAGGTCGATGATAAATCTTACAATGATTAATACAGCTATCCCCACCCCTCAAGCCCCTAAATTGGTAAATTATTACAGCCAGTATACGgaatatttgttttgaaaaatctgCACAAGGACATTACCGTTTCCTGTAAATCATATCAAAACCCCATTAAGTTATTTGTAATCGCTAATGTGCTAGGACTGTATCTATAGCACCGCACCATCGTCCGTGCAGTACACAGATGCTAACTCGCGGCAGGTAATTACAGACAATTACTCTTATGACTATATAATTAGGATATAATTGACAAGACTGAAGAGGTAAATGCTGAGACAACATTTAGGGAATTGCATGTGGTCTGAAACCTTCTGGTATTTGCACTCTTCTAAGAGGATTTTTTCTCCTAGTGTTGGACGACAGGTTAAGTCAAAATTTCATGGGACAAGAAtgagggagaaaggagggggggagaaaaaggcatctgtttctctttctttcaaattCACAGAGTAATCTACTACCAGAGCGACCATCCATTACCTTCATGGCTTTATTCATTTTCCACTCGTTTAAAAATCTTTCCAGTCTAGATAACCAATCTTTCCATTATTAGAAAGGAGAAAGCCAAATCCATCAACCAGCCTACAAGACGAAAATCAGCCCTGGCAATGTCTTTCATGTGGATTTATGCTTGGGTTCTACATCCCTTGTAATCATTATAGTTGTCTGGGAGCTGAGACATTCCTTTAAGCACAGAGATGTAAAATGTCTTGAAGACAGAcaggcccctctctctctctccctctctctctctcttctgaggAAACTCATTGATCACTTTCGTTTGGTTTGGTTGGTCTCTAAACTCAATCAGGTGCCTGTGAATATGTTTAGACTGGCACATTCAAGCACTCCATTTCCCAGAATTACGTGGTTGTGTCTCATAAACATAACACGTCCTGTCCTCCGCTGCTCTGAAACTTATGACATTAGTCTTGATGCAGATAGATCTGGAGAACTCATTGCTCAGAATGTTCTCATTTCACTCAGGCTCTGAACTGGGTCAGGTGCCTGTGTTTGTAATTACATTTGCAGGACGCACTCGGTCTCTCAGAAATACAAACGCGTGTGTCATAAGCATAGAATGTCTGCCCACTGTTTCCTGAAAATCACCCTCCCCCTTTTgtaactgctctttttttttttttttatgcaaaccGATTGTCTTCTGTGGGAgtgctgttaaaaaaatatctaTATTAAAGTTCATGTGCTTGTGTCAGTCCAAATAACTTACTCAGAATACAGGAAAGTACAAGCCTTAtctctatttttaaaaataggCCACATTAAACCAAAGCTGACCCAAGAGGTTATAATATTGAATGATAAAAAGTCTCTCTGtcgacacaaacacagatatgacTACTCAAATTGCTTTTGAAATGTCAGCAGTTAAGTGAATAGGTCACCGAAGGGACTGTGTTGTTACAGTGAGATAAAAGCACACAAAAGCCCTAGTGGTACAACCATATAAATGAGTGGGGTATCGTTTCAATACAACAAAGGATTTGctatgaataaaacaacagtGTCTTCTCATCCTGAAAACATACATCAGCCTGCAGTCAAATATGGAGCCTTGTAGTGGGCAGAAGGGggaaaacacagtctaacattTTACCCTCTGTAAATATATTCAACATCCCCTCAATTAAAGGTTTGTCAGCTGACATGTCCAGTCCATGTCCACACGGGCTGTTAGCGGTAGAAGGTCGATGAAAAACCAGACAAGTGTGTTGACCAAGCCAagttctcttcttcttcttcctcttctttttcttcttcttcttcttccgcTTTTGATGTGAGGTTAATCAGGAGAGGCCGTCATCGCGAAACTGCATGGGTCTGGCAAACGTTTTGTTATGGCCCTGGTGACAGTTTTAGAACCACGTTCACAATTTTCCGTGACACCCAGGAACTTCAGAAACCTCTGAATACCGGAGGGTGGTTTAGTCATGAGATGAAGCTGTAGATGAGGATGCAGTGCTTTTAGCtccacagcaaacacagaagTGACAGGAGGtctcgtgttttgttttgttttgttttgttttggtctgagCAAAAGCCATGTAGAATCCAATACTGTAATAATTTCCTGATAATGTAACAACACCCAATAATGTAAGATAAATCTCCACTTAcctccatcaaaaatgtaatataacctgataatgtaataactttcCAATAATGTAATACAATGTCTtaaccaataatgtaataacctctataccaataatgtaataaattattacattaatgggaggttattacattattgggttaaCCTTATTTGTGCAGAACccagtaatgtaataatttcccaaACTTGGCCAGTGGTAACATGCCACCAATTACGTGTTAATGCTTCgggaatgcattgtttttgtacGTTAGTCATTATTTTCAAATCGGCAATGCTATAATCATGTGTAATAATACAAAAGTACTAAGCATGTGTAAtaatggtttttctttttttttttacttgtgaaTATTACACAGTGCTGCACTGTCAGTGGTCTATGGtagatgaaaagagagctgaagagccagtctttttttcccactcctgtatctccatatgactgTGTAAGTCTTActgtacatccttattctgtgtaGAGTATTATGTCCAGTACCATATACCAGTGCCAAAAACTCATCAGTTACACAACTGCcctcagtttcagtttgattCTGTTGATTTGCTGACAAATCATACCACCTTGTAGCCTAACATTAATCGGTCTGCGTATTAAAACGTATCTTCGGAGATTTTGGCAAATTGTTTAGAAAATAACAACTCAGCAGTTCTTTTTCCCACACATGACAGGATGTTTTCTTTAGAGCGTAGGCaataccaaacaaaaaaaaccctaaacaaaaaaacaaaaacaaactaacaaacaaaaaaaacagtacgtTATTGGGAAATTATTGCAACATCAggttacattacatttttgatggagttGAGTGGAGACTTTTATCACATTGTTgggagttattacattatcgggaaattattacattattgggttcgACAGTTAAGCCTTTTTATTGCATTATTGGGAAGTTACTACATCATCAGgttatattacatttttgatggagttaagtggggatttgtattacattgttgggagttattacattatcggaaagttattacattattgggttctacAAGCCGGCTTCAGCTGCAGTCTCTGGTACCTAGTTCGGCATATTATTAATGAGACATTTGAATTAAGGTTCATTGTAACCAAGTTATTCCCCAGGTCAAAGCAGTCTCTGATTCCAAAAGAGTTCTAACAATACCAGTTTCGTAGAACTCACTGTATCCATACTCTTTTGGGTGGCATACTCTAGCGTGCTCCTGTGCTTCATTCTGAATGAACAGTACCACCTAGAGTTTAAAGCGAGTATTACATCTGTGTGCATGGACAATGAAGAATTAGTGTACCATAGTTTGAAATTGTAATTTATGCTTAAATATGTTTCTAATTTACAATGTAATTTTAATGTactccattacacacatatatatgtatatctttcttttcttgctcTCAGTGTTATAACTTGATGTATATGAAAGCCCACTGTGAGACCTGCATGTACTTAATCTATCAAGATTTAACAGGTACTCAGACAGGTACACAGCGAGAAACTTGAAGGTAAGGCCTGTTTTGACCGTGCTAtttaccccccccaccccccccgagGAAAATCAAAGGTTTGTGTGAGATGTATAACTAAGGGTTTCTATTCTCAAAAAGGTTTACTCAAGCTACTTAACTCAGTCTATGATTAAAGAGAGCCAATCATTTCACTCCGTGATTACGCTGGGCTCTTTTCATTGGTCGTTGCTTTTGGCCACAGCCTTAACAGGGCAGAAAGGCACAGGCAGGACAGCGGAGGATGGAACGAGTGGGTGTGTACCTGGCTAACCCCAGATTATATGCTCTCCATCCTATGCAATCCTGCTAGTTACCATATATAGTGTCGACTAAGATAGCTCTTACAGTGACCTCTCCTGACCTGCACACACTGTGCGGCGAGCTAGAGAGAGCTTATTCAACTGGCATGGACACAGCTGATCAGGAAAAAGACATGGTAAACCTGGAGCACACAGATTCACTGTTGTATGTGAACACAACCGCAGAGGGCATGTTAAGATCAATGACTGCATGaaatacaataacaacaaagagATGTGGGCATGAATTTagacatttatttttgtattggaaaacatatttcatatatatatataaacatatatattaaatatatatatatagagatatatatGTTTATACTCTCTCTTCTCCAAAGACTGAGCAGTTTTATTATCCCGTTCTTATTTTCTACAACTGACAAGAGGGATCTAGTCAAAACTAGTCCCTACCAGTACAAGAACATAATACAAGGATCCTTTCCAGAACAATAGCATTAGGCTACACCAATCCTTTATTCAGCCACACGGACCCAAGTCATCTGAATTCCTCAAACTAACAATTACCAACAACAgtctagcatttttttttttctcctacttTCTCCTGTTCCACCCAACTGTCTCTCCTGTTTAGCTGTACAGCAAGCAGAATACAGACAAAAATCTGGAGCACTTGACAACATGAGGTTTCGACAAACCAACAAGAGCAAGAGACAAATGACTTGTAGCAGCTGCACTAGCGACATTTGGTTTCTCCTCTACAGCCAACACATATTATTTGTTTACACCAAAAGTGCAAATACAGATAtaagtgtatatatttatatatttgtgtatatatttggtCTATTATACTACAAGTAAATCTCGCAAGAAAGTTGAGGCTTAGGAGTTCTTATGGCACATTTTAAAACCATGGGTGAAACAGAATTCACAGACGTAAGTTATAGTAACAAGAAGCAATGCAACGTTTACTAAGACACTGCTGTTTTGagaatgtacatttaaaaagcGTAAGCGCTGTGATAACTGTTTATATACTCCATATGTCATGGTTTCACGTGAATGCTTACACAATCAGCTTCTTGCTCTCCAAGTCCAATGTCAGATCTCAGTGCTGCCGTAAAATGCAAAGCCATCCatcgagacaaaaaaaattgggAAAATGTCCCCCGTCTGTCCATCAAAAGGTAAAGAATGACAGAAGCCAACCAGTCCGTTCAAAACAACTGGTTAACAAGCGATCCAATCTGCTCTCTACCTTATAAAGAAGCAGTCATGTCATGTATATGTCGTTGCCAAAACCACATattttttccaaaacatttaaGTACAACTGAAATTTATTCTCACATACTGTTGAAATTTCCAGTTTTGTTAAACCTTTCAGGATCTTAAATAGGAAAGGCATGGTTtcagcacagaggaaaacatgCAGTAGTCAGTTTCTCTAATGCATCAGTGGATGTAACACTGTGACATCTATAATaatcaacacattttcatttttttttttttttttctgagatggacctaaaaaaaaaaaaaaattaagaaagaGAACTGCTCTCCCACAAAAGGAAAGACCGCCATCTCAGACACCTTTTTCAACTTGTTTACATCTTCAGGTAACGCTATATCCCCAAATTATTTAGTCAAGATCCTGTCTgtgactttctttctttaaattgtaGTCTGATCTGAGAGACATCTTCTCTGGAAATGTCTCGTTCAGTAAGCTAATGCTTGGTCCATTCACTTCTGCTGGGACTAATCTGCATTAATTCttcacaaatttttttttttttttttccaagataCGTTTTACGTTCAAATTTGGTTAAAGCCATgattactgtcattttaaaacctAATGCTTTTGGAGTAAACTTTTggtttgatatatatatatatatatatataatttttttttgtttgtttaaagacaGAGTGATCTTAGTAGGACAAGCaatgtaagagagaaagagaaaagaagggcATCCTTCACTTCGCAGTCATCATTTGCACAAACtctgtaagaaaaaacaaaaaaacaaaaaacaaaacagaacacattacattacaatcTTAAAACTTTCGTTTCACACCAAGAAGaagaatgggggaaaaaaaaaaaaaaaaaaaactcctaagGCATGAGGTAGGACTGTACAGATGACTCCAAAGGCTTGTATACCACATTTCTACACGGGTGGTGTTCTTGGGGCGGTCTGACTTTCCCTGCTGGCAGTACGGACACTGGAGCCAGGGGTTCGACTCCAGTGACGCTGCGCAGTGCAATTTTCATAGAGCTGTGATCAGTGGCGTGATAGGTGAAAGAAGGTGCCATGGGGCTGCCCTGTGACAGGCCTACGTTTCGAATGGAAGTGTCAGTTTGTAGAGGGCTACGCTGAACTGGCCATGCTGCGTTTGGAACAGTTTCATCTGAAAGACCAGGGCCACCGACAATTAAATGTGAAGTCGGAGATGGTTACGATCCGACTCGTGTTTCATAGAAGCCATAAAAATCACTAGGCTGCAATAAGCTGACCACAGATGTGCATGTAGGTATGACGTATGTTAAATACAACCACTATTCCATTTGCTTTTCTAATTCACTGAGTCGCCCATCAATCACTAAGTGACTGAGTAAAACTGTGTGAATTCCTAGCCAACTATCAGCAAGACCTGGTGTCATGAATTGCTGTCAGGAGTGAAATTgggtagagtgtgtttgtcttttatcTTAAGACACAaaagctctctcttttctgttgcATGCCGCTGTATGCTGATATTTGCATGATTGAATATGAGCAAACAGTCGGGGTGTTGGAGGACCAATGGGCTTTGACCACAGTGGAGGTTGCGGCGGCTCACCTTCATAATTGACCTGTCCGTCACCGTCAATGTCTGCCTCTCGAATCATCTCATCCACCTCCTCGTCAGTCAGCTTCTCACCCAGGTTAGTCATGACGTGACGCAGTTCTGCCGCACTGATGTAGCCATTCCCATCCTGtcaaggtttaaaaaaaacacacacacgcacacacacacacatataaatatgaatacagGCTAGGTGTTACATtatgttgttctgttttctttgtcagtATGCTGTTATGCCCGCACAAAAAGAGACATGTCCCTTCATTTAAAATGGAACAAGAAAACAGTGGGTAATGGATAACATTTCATACCAAATATCTTGAAAATTTGTTCTGTGATACACTTTGCCTTCAGACACGAGGGCAAAGACGTTGGTCGGtctcaaaaaagaaacattaaagcCAAAAACATAAAGATCAGAGTGCGTGAGGTCACTGAAacggtgtaaaaaaaaaaaaaagtccggATAAGTTCCCTGTAACAACAGCTACAATTAGCTGGTCAGAGCCTTTCCTTATGTCAaccattattttaaaaaagcaaacgACCCCTGATCTCTAATGAGCAGATAGGagcataacagtgtgtgttcaggcgAAGCCAGACTATAAACACCAGGCTAATCAGCCCACTTTCACACTCTACACAGTATATTAATGGATGTCTTACATAAACACTGGCAGTGTGACGAGACAGAAGCAAGGAAaggtgggaagggggggggggggggggggggtttgataAGCTCTTTCCCTTGGCCTGCGTTTGGAATTACTACAGGGTTTGGCGGTCTAAAAAGGAGCATGCAGGAGCCAGAAAAACTTCAGAGGTCTTTTCTAGGCGAGACCAGTAAAGAGGGCTTTCGAATGCTGATCTGCTAGAtaattagttttctttattttgtttgtcttctcttttgttgtctttgtggCGTATAATTTACATACTTTGCTTCTGATGTTGTATGGATGCTGATGGACGGGGGATGAATGAACAGCGAGGGAAcgagaaacaaaaacatgtcctCGCGGGAGACGACAGACAATTTACGGTGACGCGTTTGATTTGAACAGTCGGGCAGGTCTACAGATGTCCCCGTACCTTATCAAACACTCTGAAGGCTTCCCGGATCTCTTCCTCACTATCTGTGTCCTTCATCTTCCTCGCCATCATTGTGAGGAACTCTGGGAAGTCTATTGTTCCGTTTCctgtagaaaaaagaaaagaaaaaaacagctctacGTTCAGTTGTACTATGAATAAAGATTTACACCCCAACACATCAAAACCAGGATAATCTTCCACTGTTTATCACTCCTGGAAAGTAGGGTACATGATAAAATGGctttacacacaaaaacaaaaaaagagggaagacGAGATATGAGAAGAAATAAATCTGAccaacaagcaaaaacaaattccCTTTCAATCTTTTCGTTAGTGGTTATTACGTacataaaatacaaatgaattatgtaaaaaaaaaaaaaaaaaagaaaaagaaatatttatattgCTTGCATACACAATGaactaacataaacacacataaatatctGTGGCAGATCTGAGACACCTCCTTCTCACTCTCGACCCAGCGGTAAAAAGGTAAAGACCGGACAAAGATTCAGCGGTAAACAGACACATTTGGATAATGACATTCCGTTTCCACAAACAGGTAAAGATCCTCTCACCGTCAGCGTCCACCTCGTTGATCATGTCCTGGAGCTCCGCCTCCGTGGGGTTCTGACCCAGTGAACGCATCACTGTCCCCAGCTCTTTGGTGGTGATCGTACCGTCCCCATCTTTGTCAAAGAGCGAGAACGCCTCCTTGAATTCTGTCGGGTCAAAGAGTCACAGAACAGGACCATTCCAAACGGCAAAACGGCATTAAAAAACACGAGAAAGAGCCTACTGTTGATTGACAGTTTTTTGATGAGCTTTTCATCTGTAGCTTGCAGATTTCAGGCTGTGGCTTGAGTGTCTGACCACAATGACTTTACAGACTCTAACCCTTCAACTGCAGAAGAATTAGGGCAAAGCTCTTAAAAAGTGATCTGAGACGATAAAAACAACACCCAAATGATCCATTTGGAAAATAGCAATCAAGGAAAGATTTCTCTGAATGGGTACAGAATGACTGCTACAGATAATGTGTTAATTCCAATGGGACTGTAATCATCCTTCGGAGAACTGATAAAATATCACAGTAATTACTTTTGCAATGTCACATTCACCTCAGCTGTTTATTACCGACTGCCaacatgttgaaaaaaaaaaagtatataaatatatatataataaaggTAAATCCAAGAGGGCAACCAATCAAGGCTGTCCAGTCAACTGGCAGGGTCGCCATATGTTGATTTGACCTTGTGGTCACTCAACTCACCAGCAATCTGTTCTTCGGTCAGCTGGTCAGCCTacatgaaagaaacagagacagggagagagagagagagagagagagagagagagagagagacagaaaagtcaCACCAAAGCCCCGTAACTATTAAGACTCCAGTAATACGGAATTCACACACACCTCGGCCTCAGCGCGTGCAAAGAAGGACAAGTATAAATACTCCAAAGCCTGAAATACCCAGGCTGGGTATAATTAGAGAGGCATTAAGAGGGTCAGCAATGTAGCACACTTAAAATTATGGTACTTCTCTTTGACACAGAGTTCATTATGtacttcctaaaaaaaaaagaaagaaaaaaaaggcaggttTCACAGTGCACTTTCTCCAAAGCTACATACTTTGGGCAAAATactatcatacacacacacacagcactatagGTGACTCGAACATAGACTGAGAATAGTAGCTAAAACAAAGGTGGGGCCTTTGAGTttgcgagagagagacaaacagatttaaaaaaggaagctttcttttttttttttttttttgaaaagcacaAAATGGCACGTCGATAAGAGTGGAGAGGCGAAAAGGTATGACTCATCCGGGTTCCGTTCGGACGTTTGACAACCTAGCAGCTCCATCCGTTCCTTATGCCAGTATGAAGCAGGATCACTGACAGGAGATACAGTCAGGCCATTCATAGAACATGACACAGCCTTACTAATGACAGTGTGAGGGCACAAGCCAAATGTAGACGGAaaccggagagagagagctgtacaGAGAATCAACAAACAGTTAGTCTTACAAGAGCTGTgattcgctttttttttttttttgctttctctctaaTTTTGCCGAATACGAACAGGAGGTGACGGCAGTCCCTGAAAAATTAGAAGCTGGGGCGTGAAGGAGAAGTGACAATGAGATGGATTCCACGTCAGATTATTAAAGCAACTTGATCCGGAGAAAGAACTTTTCTAGCTGACGCTGCAGGTGTCAACTGTTTGTAACCGAATCCAGAATTATGAAGCGAGACATTTCGGTTCTAAGGCATCAGATGCCTGAGCCACAGGGTAAAGTTAAACACCTGCCTGAGGGGGGCAGATGGTGTGTCATGTACGCTGCAGCTGGCATGTTCAACAACACTGCTTATCCTTTATGCTTACATGAGCACACGGGGGCTCAGACTGCAAGCGAAGGCCTAAACAGCATTTTAATGAGAATTTGGCAATCGCTCTGGATTAAGTAGAGCGTGGGGAGGGACAACTGTTTGTTTATCATGCAACAAGAGTCCTGCGTGCCAAGTTGCATTCCAATTTGGCGACCGTGTGCACTGCAGAGTcagggtctgtctgtctactgcACCAGCTATGATTTGGTTCAATGCAGGGGGAAGAAGGgagggtttgggggggtggggggggggggtggagtagTGAGAGAAGAAGGCAGGGTGGCAGAGATGATCAGTCACTGCAGTCCAGCCTGCTGCAATATGCACCATCACCGTCCAGCAGTCAATTTGAATCAAAAGATtatcatgttatttttttcaccTACACTTACGAGTCTTGTgttaataacaaaaacattcgTTAATCCTAACCCACGGATAAAGGTAACAAAAGCGTCACCGTGGCTTGTTTTGAAAGGTCCGACGTACTACTCGCGATTGCTAGTTGATATATACTTCAGCTAGAAATGACGATCGACGGTTTTCTAAGTCAGGACAGTTTAGCTGCAACAGATAGCTGTCCATAATGTTGTCAGGTATAGAC
This window encodes:
- the calm3a gene encoding calmodulin 3a (phosphorylase kinase, delta), with protein sequence MADQLTEEQIAEFKEAFSLFDKDGDGTITTKELGTVMRSLGQNPTEAELQDMINEVDADGNGTIDFPEFLTMMARKMKDTDSEEEIREAFRVFDKDGNGYISAAELRHVMTNLGEKLTDEEVDEMIREADIDGDGQVNYEEFVQMMTAK